The Episyrphus balteatus chromosome 4, idEpiBalt1.1, whole genome shotgun sequence genome includes a window with the following:
- the LOC129918003 gene encoding probable G-protein coupled receptor Mth-like 5 isoform X1 encodes MMSQRIKQPAAAFKLRRLRHRWTTTSTTSLGMILAMAVMSVSHLSEIKGETLPQQQQNLDRDDVNLVQVNKCCEKFEIHLDTVCTQVNETEFFQPMFTSYSGEHNIPVKYKFVIGIPGCGSMQTWPIYHYPGSADKLILLSDGKLRHYTNTNEDQYEHADYQDEDDNERKPLFHDYRQGQYCLDKAISTSGDHRTILFANICLAKKEIKWTDTNFLLRKILNPIFHGISIIMLLLVAIIYFILPTLRDLVGNIITTIAMCLLVSQAADLVRIFTEFSSHVSYIIVDTILYISLLGAFFWLNSFGYYIWKTFRSRNVFLRVTDGRKYCYYSAYAWGATGTMAATAIFSHFFLDADSYKKQNIIADQETIGWLGIAMFFSPIACTILIDIFFYVTTLKLINRRNVYGRIQHKLKANFIMYSLLLLVMVISWIFLILSWLEYEGLLYAHIIVNAIQAPLILYICVLRQKHVTFLLKKSCCYNEPPSSNDWGDEMNYMNGNDY; translated from the exons atgatgAGTCAACGTATTAAACAACCAGCAGCAGCATTTAAGTTACGTCGACTACGTCATAGATGGACGACGACATCGACGACAAGTTTAGGTATGATTTTAGCAATGGCGGTAATGAGTGTGTCTCATTTGAGTGAAATCAAAGGTGAGACAttaccacaacaacaacaaaatttagaTCGTGATGATGTTAACCTGGTGCAGGTGAATAAATGTTGCGAGAAATTCGAGATACATTTGGATACAGTATGCACTCAAGTTAATGAAACAG AATTCTTCCAACCAATGTTTACGAGTTACAGTGGCGAACATAACATTCCAGTGAAATATAAATTTGTGATTGGTATACCAGGATGTGGATCAATGCAAACATGGCCTATATACCATTATCCAGGA aGTGCagataaattaattcttttaagTGATGGTAAACTACGACattatacaaatacaaatgaGGATCAATACGAACATGCAGATTATCAAGATGAAGATGATAATGAACGTAAACCATTATTTCATGATTATAGACAAGGACAGTATTGTCTTGATAAA gcaatttCAACAAGTGGTGATCATCGAACAATACTTTTTGCCAACATTTGTTtagcaaaaaaagaaatcaaatggactgatacaaattttttactcAGGAAAATCTTGAATCCAATTTTTCATGGTATCTCAATTATCATGCTTTTATTGGttgcaattatttattttattttaccaaCTTTAAG AGATTTAGTTGGAAATATTATAACAACTATTGCCATGTGCCTTTTAGTGAGTCAAGCTGCTGACCTCGTTAGGATTTTCACAGAATTTAGCAGTCATGTTAGCTATATTATTGtgg ATACAATTTTATACATTAGCTTATTGGGGGCATTTTTCTGGCTAAATAGCTTTGGTTACTACATATGGAAGACCTTCAg ATCTAGGAATGTTTTTTTGCGAGTAACAGATGGTCGTAAATATTGTTATTATTCAGCATATGCCTGGGGTGCTACTGGAACTATGGCAGCCACTGCAATATTCTCACATTTCTTCCTCGATGCCGATTCgtataagaaacaaaatataattgcCGATCAAGAGACTATCGGTTGGCTGGGAATAGCAATGTTTTTCTCACCAATTGCGTGtacaattttaattgatatattCTTTTATGTAACAACATTAAAATTGATCAATCGACGAAATGTTTATGGAAGAATTCAGCATAAACTTAAAGCAAA cTTTATTATGTATTCATTACTACTACTTGTGATGGTGATATCATGGATATTTTTAATTCTATCTTGGTTAGAATATGAAGGACTATTATATGCACATATAATAGTCAATGCTATACAAGCtccattaattttatatatttgtgTCTTAAGACAAAAAcatgtaacatttttattgaaaaaatcatGCTGCTACAACGAACCACCATCGTCAAACGATTGGGGAGACGAAATGAATTATATGAATGGAAATGATTATTAA
- the LOC129918003 gene encoding probable G-protein coupled receptor Mth-like 5 isoform X2 produces the protein MILAMAVMSVSHLSEIKGETLPQQQQNLDRDDVNLVQVNKCCEKFEIHLDTVCTQVNETEFFQPMFTSYSGEHNIPVKYKFVIGIPGCGSMQTWPIYHYPGSADKLILLSDGKLRHYTNTNEDQYEHADYQDEDDNERKPLFHDYRQGQYCLDKAISTSGDHRTILFANICLAKKEIKWTDTNFLLRKILNPIFHGISIIMLLLVAIIYFILPTLRDLVGNIITTIAMCLLVSQAADLVRIFTEFSSHVSYIIVDTILYISLLGAFFWLNSFGYYIWKTFRSRNVFLRVTDGRKYCYYSAYAWGATGTMAATAIFSHFFLDADSYKKQNIIADQETIGWLGIAMFFSPIACTILIDIFFYVTTLKLINRRNVYGRIQHKLKANFIMYSLLLLVMVISWIFLILSWLEYEGLLYAHIIVNAIQAPLILYICVLRQKHVTFLLKKSCCYNEPPSSNDWGDEMNYMNGNDY, from the exons ATGATTTTAGCAATGGCGGTAATGAGTGTGTCTCATTTGAGTGAAATCAAAGGTGAGACAttaccacaacaacaacaaaatttagaTCGTGATGATGTTAACCTGGTGCAGGTGAATAAATGTTGCGAGAAATTCGAGATACATTTGGATACAGTATGCACTCAAGTTAATGAAACAG AATTCTTCCAACCAATGTTTACGAGTTACAGTGGCGAACATAACATTCCAGTGAAATATAAATTTGTGATTGGTATACCAGGATGTGGATCAATGCAAACATGGCCTATATACCATTATCCAGGA aGTGCagataaattaattcttttaagTGATGGTAAACTACGACattatacaaatacaaatgaGGATCAATACGAACATGCAGATTATCAAGATGAAGATGATAATGAACGTAAACCATTATTTCATGATTATAGACAAGGACAGTATTGTCTTGATAAA gcaatttCAACAAGTGGTGATCATCGAACAATACTTTTTGCCAACATTTGTTtagcaaaaaaagaaatcaaatggactgatacaaattttttactcAGGAAAATCTTGAATCCAATTTTTCATGGTATCTCAATTATCATGCTTTTATTGGttgcaattatttattttattttaccaaCTTTAAG AGATTTAGTTGGAAATATTATAACAACTATTGCCATGTGCCTTTTAGTGAGTCAAGCTGCTGACCTCGTTAGGATTTTCACAGAATTTAGCAGTCATGTTAGCTATATTATTGtgg ATACAATTTTATACATTAGCTTATTGGGGGCATTTTTCTGGCTAAATAGCTTTGGTTACTACATATGGAAGACCTTCAg ATCTAGGAATGTTTTTTTGCGAGTAACAGATGGTCGTAAATATTGTTATTATTCAGCATATGCCTGGGGTGCTACTGGAACTATGGCAGCCACTGCAATATTCTCACATTTCTTCCTCGATGCCGATTCgtataagaaacaaaatataattgcCGATCAAGAGACTATCGGTTGGCTGGGAATAGCAATGTTTTTCTCACCAATTGCGTGtacaattttaattgatatattCTTTTATGTAACAACATTAAAATTGATCAATCGACGAAATGTTTATGGAAGAATTCAGCATAAACTTAAAGCAAA cTTTATTATGTATTCATTACTACTACTTGTGATGGTGATATCATGGATATTTTTAATTCTATCTTGGTTAGAATATGAAGGACTATTATATGCACATATAATAGTCAATGCTATACAAGCtccattaattttatatatttgtgTCTTAAGACAAAAAcatgtaacatttttattgaaaaaatcatGCTGCTACAACGAACCACCATCGTCAAACGATTGGGGAGACGAAATGAATTATATGAATGGAAATGATTATTAA